The following are encoded in a window of Thermodesulfobacteriota bacterium genomic DNA:
- a CDS encoding MBL fold metallo-hydrolase, whose product MRVVILGCATSTGVPIIGCSCQVCTSDNPKNKRTRCSVFIETKGKNILIDSSTDLRFQALRENITRLDAVLYTHSHADHTHGIDELRTFNFINNMIIPCYGNSFTLDNLKNNFAYIFDGAYSAGGKPKLDLHEVEDEFYIEDVKITPVEINHDRWMILGYRIGNMAYLTDCSGIPEKSMDKLKDLDLLIISALRYDEHPAHFNIEQAVEISKEIGAKLTMFTHMGCAVDYDTLLRELPEGIVPAYDGAEVELDEA is encoded by the coding sequence ATGAGGGTCGTAATACTTGGCTGTGCTACTTCTACAGGGGTTCCTATTATTGGATGCTCGTGTCAGGTATGTACTTCGGATAATCCAAAGAACAAAAGAACCAGATGCTCAGTATTTATAGAGACTAAAGGGAAAAATATATTAATTGACAGCTCAACTGACCTAAGATTTCAGGCTCTAAGAGAAAATATCACCAGATTAGACGCTGTACTATATACACATTCGCATGCCGACCATACTCATGGTATTGATGAGCTTCGGACATTTAATTTTATAAACAATATGATTATTCCCTGTTACGGAAATTCATTTACGCTGGATAATTTGAAAAATAACTTTGCCTACATATTCGATGGTGCTTACTCAGCAGGAGGCAAACCAAAGCTGGATTTACATGAAGTTGAAGATGAATTCTATATTGAAGATGTTAAAATCACGCCCGTTGAGATCAATCACGATCGATGGATGATACTTGGCTATAGAATCGGCAATATGGCATATCTAACTGACTGCAGCGGCATCCCTGAAAAGTCTATGGATAAGCTAAAAGATTTGGATCTGCTAATAATTAGTGCGCTTAGGTACGATGAGCATCCTGCCCACTTTAACATCGAGCAGGCCGTTGAGATCTCTAAGGAAATAGGTGCCAAGCTCACAATGTTTACGCATATGGGTTGTGCTGTAGACTATGATACTTTGTTAAGGGAGCTCCCTGAGGGAATAGTTCCAGCTTATGACGGAGCTGAGGTAGAGCTAGATGAAGCCTAA